A single window of Sneathiella limimaris DNA harbors:
- a CDS encoding glutathione S-transferase family protein, with protein MSEKLVVNNFPPIFASQFSPFGLKLESWLRLAGISYRNEWSFRKLGPKGKLPFVATDGKVIGDSELIIQYLAARTGKDPDANLNLDARAEGLMIRRMVEEHFYFVILYSRWQDEAVWPAFSAEVFRSVPWPIRGLIRSKAQKSVLQSIFKQGLSRHEPSEIYGKARADLEALSIKLGSKPYFLGPEPTLTDTSVYGHLANILYQPVTGQLQQEIRKFDNLCDYCDRLKAIWWPKEEGAGGSEAKFIAPDQADVSQRRSA; from the coding sequence ATGTCAGAAAAACTTGTGGTCAATAATTTTCCACCCATCTTTGCCAGTCAGTTTAGTCCGTTTGGCCTGAAACTGGAGAGCTGGCTTCGTCTAGCAGGAATTTCGTATCGGAATGAATGGAGTTTTCGAAAACTTGGTCCAAAGGGCAAACTTCCATTCGTTGCAACTGACGGCAAAGTCATTGGTGATAGTGAACTTATAATTCAGTATCTTGCGGCGCGAACGGGTAAGGATCCGGATGCAAACCTGAACCTTGATGCCCGTGCGGAAGGATTAATGATTCGCCGGATGGTGGAAGAGCATTTCTACTTCGTTATTCTCTATTCTCGATGGCAGGATGAAGCTGTCTGGCCTGCTTTTTCGGCGGAAGTTTTTAGATCCGTACCCTGGCCCATTCGTGGGCTAATCAGATCGAAAGCTCAAAAATCGGTTTTGCAGTCGATCTTTAAGCAAGGTCTCAGCCGACATGAGCCGTCGGAGATTTATGGTAAAGCTCGAGCAGATCTGGAGGCACTCTCTATTAAGCTCGGGTCAAAACCCTATTTTTTGGGGCCTGAGCCGACGCTGACGGATACGAGTGTTTACGGCCATCTGGCGAATATTCTCTATCAGCCTGTAACCGGCCAGTTGCAGCAGGAAATCCGAAAATTTGACAATCTTTGTGATTATTGTGATCGCCTGAAAGCGATTTGGTGGCCGAAGGAAGAAGGAGCTGGTGGTTCAGAAGCTAAATTTATCGCCCCTGATCAGGCTGATGTTAGCCAGCGGCGCTCTGCTTAG
- a CDS encoding helix-turn-helix transcriptional regulator, with protein MRRADRLFQIIQILNRKATAQTAEEIALELEVSVRTVYRDIQDLMKNHVPIVGERGTGYLMQDGYHLPPLMFTEEEIDAVMLGVDWVRANGDPEMQRAAEDILAKIGAVLPKNRQALISSLRNVVYKDQTQEPISISMPMVRDAIRRRLKIDTTYHTLDGRVTNRVLSPLLIVFFQNIQLLVAWCDLRQDIRHFRLDRFKNLSLTNTVFTGQRYDQLKEHLKEQDRQKAKMKKKAQ; from the coding sequence ATGCGCCGGGCAGACCGTCTTTTTCAAATCATTCAAATTCTTAACCGTAAGGCTACAGCCCAAACCGCTGAGGAAATTGCCCTTGAATTGGAAGTCTCAGTGCGAACCGTCTACCGGGACATTCAGGACTTGATGAAGAACCATGTCCCAATTGTTGGGGAGCGCGGGACCGGTTATCTGATGCAGGACGGCTATCACCTACCGCCGTTGATGTTTACTGAAGAAGAAATTGACGCTGTCATGCTGGGGGTGGACTGGGTAAGGGCGAACGGCGATCCTGAAATGCAGCGCGCCGCTGAAGACATTCTCGCCAAAATTGGTGCGGTCCTGCCAAAGAACCGGCAGGCCCTTATCTCATCCTTACGAAACGTTGTTTATAAAGACCAAACCCAAGAGCCGATTAGTATTTCAATGCCCATGGTTCGAGATGCTATCCGCCGCCGCCTGAAAATTGATACCACTTATCATACGCTGGACGGACGGGTTACAAACCGGGTCTTAAGCCCGCTTCTAATTGTGTTTTTCCAGAATATTCAGCTGCTGGTAGCCTGGTGTGATTTACGCCAAGACATACGCCATTTTCGCCTTGACCGTTTTAAAAACCTATCGCTGACCAATACAGTTTTTACCGGTCAAAGATATGATCAACTGAAAGAACATCTTAAAGAACAGGATCGTCAGAAGGCAAAAATGAAGAAGAAAGCTCAATAA
- the pyrF gene encoding orotidine-5'-phosphate decarboxylase — MIRNIPKNPVLAAIDKDNLDEADSIVSAIKASVGGIKLGKEFFTSFGPQGILKIAGTDTPLFLDLKFHDIPNTVAGAVRSASKVIAPNMMTIHASGGPAMIRAAADAAAEFDHSPWILAVTVLTSMDDADLAATGVNSTASDQVLRLADLAQKNGADGVICSPLEIKTLRAEFGPDFKLVVPGIRPAGSDHGDQKRVKTPAEALMDGADYLVIGRPISALANPAASVTEILESLG, encoded by the coding sequence ATGATCCGCAACATTCCAAAAAATCCAGTCCTTGCTGCAATTGACAAGGACAATCTTGATGAAGCTGACAGTATTGTCTCGGCAATCAAGGCCTCCGTGGGTGGGATCAAGCTGGGCAAGGAGTTTTTCACCAGCTTTGGACCGCAAGGCATCCTAAAAATCGCGGGAACTGATACACCCCTGTTTCTGGACCTCAAATTTCATGACATCCCCAACACTGTTGCTGGTGCCGTCAGATCTGCATCAAAAGTCATTGCTCCCAATATGATGACCATTCATGCGAGCGGGGGACCTGCCATGATCCGGGCGGCCGCGGATGCAGCCGCTGAATTTGACCACTCGCCCTGGATTTTGGCAGTTACCGTGCTTACGAGTATGGATGATGCCGACCTTGCAGCAACGGGAGTGAACTCAACAGCTTCCGACCAGGTGCTGCGCCTGGCGGACCTCGCCCAGAAAAATGGTGCGGACGGAGTGATCTGTAGCCCCCTGGAAATCAAGACGCTGAGGGCAGAGTTTGGCCCTGATTTCAAATTAGTTGTGCCAGGCATCCGTCCTGCGGGCAGCGACCATGGCGATCAAAAGCGGGTCAAGACACCGGCAGAAGCCCTGATGGATGGAGCCGATTATCTCGTTATTGGCAGACCAATTAGCGCACTTGCCAACCCCGCTGCTTCCGTTACGGAAATTCTGGAAAGCCTTGGTTGA
- a CDS encoding phosphoribosylanthranilate isomerase: MDTVAAKICGLNDPVSLKSALDAGAEYIGVVFFPPSPRSLMPAEAKELFGDYRGSAKLVGLFVDPDDELIRSALEAVPLDILQLHGNETPERVQEIRVKFGKPVMKAVKIATRDDLLQAKAYESVSDMLLFDAKAPKSMKDALPGGNGLSFDWTMLADLDTTCPWMLAGGLTADNVTDAVRISRAKAVDTSSGVETEPGRKDPTEVVRFLEVVHGINLES; encoded by the coding sequence ATGGACACGGTAGCAGCAAAAATCTGTGGGCTAAATGATCCGGTTTCGCTCAAATCAGCGCTGGATGCAGGTGCTGAGTATATTGGGGTCGTCTTTTTTCCCCCAAGCCCTCGCTCTCTTATGCCCGCTGAGGCAAAAGAACTCTTCGGCGACTACCGGGGATCAGCCAAACTGGTCGGATTATTTGTTGATCCAGATGATGAGCTGATCCGTAGCGCTTTAGAAGCAGTCCCTCTTGATATCCTGCAACTTCACGGTAACGAAACTCCGGAGCGGGTCCAGGAAATTCGGGTCAAGTTCGGCAAACCTGTGATGAAGGCCGTCAAAATTGCTACCCGGGATGATCTTTTACAGGCAAAAGCCTATGAAAGCGTATCAGACATGTTGCTGTTTGATGCAAAAGCACCTAAAAGCATGAAAGACGCTTTGCCTGGAGGAAACGGTCTAAGCTTTGACTGGACGATGCTTGCAGATCTGGACACAACGTGTCCTTGGATGCTCGCAGGGGGCTTGACTGCTGACAATGTAACGGATGCTGTGCGGATTAGCAGGGCTAAAGCCGTGGATACGTCATCAGGCGTGGAAACTGAGCCCGGCAGAAAAGATCCGACAGAAGTGGTCCGCTTTCTAGAAGTGGTCCATGGCATAAATTTGGAAAGTTGA
- the trpB gene encoding tryptophan synthase subunit beta: MTQLNTYRTGPDDTGHFGIFGGQFVAETLMPLILELNDAYEAAKKDPSFAEKLNGLLKHYVGRESPLYFAERLTEHFGGAKIYLKREDLNHTGAHKINNCMGQILLAMQMGKTRIIAETGAGQHGVATATVAARFGLPCTIYMGETDIERQKPNVFRMKLMGAEVVPVVSGSRTLKDAMNEALRDWVTNVEDTFYIIGTVAGPHPYPTLVRDFQNVIGEEVRRQMMEAEGRLPDSLVACIGGGSNAMGLFHPFLDDEDVEIYGVEAAGYGLDTDKHAASLKGGRPGVLHGNRTYLLQDDDGQIIEAHSISAGLDYPGIGPEHAWLNDIGRVNYVSATDQEALDAFQLCCELEGIIPALESSHALAYLKHYAPDLPKDHIIVVNLSGRGDKDIFTVADALGVEL; the protein is encoded by the coding sequence ATGACGCAGTTGAATACATATCGGACCGGCCCTGACGATACAGGTCATTTCGGCATTTTTGGTGGGCAGTTTGTGGCTGAAACACTGATGCCCCTGATCCTGGAGCTAAACGACGCCTATGAGGCAGCGAAGAAAGATCCGTCCTTCGCTGAAAAATTGAATGGCCTTTTGAAGCATTACGTCGGGCGGGAAAGCCCTCTCTATTTTGCAGAACGACTGACGGAGCATTTTGGTGGAGCTAAGATCTATCTGAAGCGGGAAGATCTTAATCACACAGGTGCGCACAAGATCAATAACTGTATGGGCCAGATCCTTTTGGCCATGCAGATGGGCAAAACCCGGATTATTGCTGAAACAGGCGCTGGTCAGCATGGGGTGGCAACGGCCACAGTGGCTGCCCGTTTTGGCCTTCCCTGCACAATTTACATGGGTGAGACAGATATTGAGCGGCAAAAGCCCAACGTCTTCCGCATGAAACTCATGGGCGCTGAGGTTGTCCCGGTTGTCTCCGGCTCTCGCACCCTTAAAGATGCCATGAACGAAGCGCTTCGTGACTGGGTCACCAATGTGGAAGATACCTTCTACATCATCGGTACCGTCGCGGGACCTCACCCCTATCCGACACTTGTTCGGGACTTCCAGAACGTGATTGGCGAAGAAGTCCGCCGTCAGATGATGGAAGCCGAAGGGCGTCTGCCTGACAGCCTTGTTGCTTGCATCGGCGGTGGCTCTAACGCGATGGGCTTATTCCACCCCTTCCTCGATGATGAGGACGTGGAAATCTATGGTGTTGAAGCTGCCGGATATGGTCTGGATACCGATAAACATGCCGCTTCTCTTAAAGGTGGTCGCCCTGGTGTTCTCCATGGCAACCGAACTTATTTGCTGCAAGATGATGACGGACAGATCATTGAAGCGCATTCCATTTCCGCCGGTCTTGATTACCCCGGTATCGGTCCTGAACATGCTTGGCTAAATGATATTGGCCGGGTCAATTATGTCAGTGCAACCGATCAGGAAGCGCTGGATGCATTTCAGCTATGCTGTGAGCTCGAAGGTATTATTCCAGCGCTCGAATCCAGTCATGCGCTTGCCTACCTAAAACATTATGCTCCGGACCTGCCAAAAGATCATATCATTGTGGTCAACCTTTCTGGTCGAGGGGACAAGGATATTTTTACTGTTGCTGATGCCCTGGGAGTAGAGCTTTGA
- the trpA gene encoding tryptophan synthase subunit alpha: protein METRIDRRFKALKDQGRAAFVSFVMAGDPDHDTSLRILEGLPKAGADIIEIGMPFTDPMADGPAVQQAGLRALAAGTTLKSTLELIRSFRKTDNDTPIILMGYYNPIYSYGVDKFLGDAKEAGVDGLIVVDLPSEEDAELCLPAKEAGINFIRLATPTTDDKRLPSVLQNSSGFLYYVSIAGTTGAAAPKASDVDVALKRIRAATDLPIAVGFGIRSGQQAAEIAEIADGAVVGSALVECIANAKTKDEAVSSLLKLASELSAGVQSVSK, encoded by the coding sequence ATTGAAACCCGTATTGATCGTCGCTTCAAGGCCTTGAAAGATCAGGGACGTGCCGCCTTTGTTAGTTTTGTTATGGCCGGGGATCCGGATCATGACACGTCTCTTCGGATTTTGGAGGGTTTACCTAAGGCGGGAGCAGATATTATTGAAATCGGCATGCCCTTTACGGATCCAATGGCCGATGGACCTGCCGTTCAACAGGCAGGGCTTCGGGCACTTGCTGCAGGCACAACGCTCAAGTCCACACTGGAGCTAATCAGGTCCTTCCGAAAAACCGATAACGATACGCCGATCATTCTGATGGGTTACTACAATCCAATCTACTCATATGGCGTTGACAAATTTCTTGGTGACGCCAAAGAAGCCGGTGTTGATGGTTTAATTGTGGTAGATCTTCCTTCCGAAGAGGATGCAGAGCTTTGCCTCCCTGCAAAAGAGGCTGGCATCAATTTTATTCGATTGGCGACACCAACCACAGATGACAAACGCCTACCTTCTGTTTTGCAAAACAGCTCAGGTTTCCTTTATTATGTCTCCATTGCCGGAACGACAGGCGCCGCAGCGCCAAAAGCCAGCGATGTAGATGTTGCCTTGAAACGTATTCGGGCTGCAACGGACCTTCCTATTGCCGTCGGTTTTGGGATCCGGTCTGGTCAACAGGCTGCAGAAATCGCTGAAATCGCTGATGGAGCTGTTGTCGGCAGTGCTTTGGTCGAATGCATCGCCAACGCTAAAACAAAGGATGAAGCTGTCAGTTCCTTGCTAAAACTGGCATCTGAACTCTCTGCCGGTGTGCAGAGCGTTTCCAAATAA
- the accD gene encoding acetyl-CoA carboxylase, carboxyltransferase subunit beta, with protein MNWLTNKVLPKIRNLTKSSDTPDNLWVKCPECGQMLFHSELAQNQSVCSHCDHHMRLGPKERFEALFDGGKYDVIELPDVQVDPLKFRDSKKYLDRLKDARNKTGDKDAMIVAHGKLKGNTAVVGVQNFNFMGGSLGMAVGEAIIAAAKLAILQKAPLILFTSAGGARMQEGILSLMQMPRTTVAIQRLKEAKLPFIVVLTDPTTGGVTASYAMLGDIQISEPGALICFAGPRVIEETIREKLPEGFQRAEFLLEKGMLDMVVHRHELKDTLARIVDLTSNKLKTVQPEIPKALKEPKKSEKSETKSTEKPAEEDKKVEPAKADEIKTEK; from the coding sequence ATGAACTGGCTGACAAATAAAGTTCTTCCAAAGATCCGCAATCTGACGAAATCGAGTGATACGCCTGATAATCTCTGGGTAAAATGCCCCGAATGTGGCCAGATGCTGTTTCACAGCGAACTTGCCCAGAACCAAAGCGTCTGCAGTCACTGTGACCATCACATGCGTTTAGGCCCCAAAGAACGGTTTGAAGCTTTATTTGATGGGGGAAAATACGACGTTATCGAACTGCCAGACGTGCAGGTTGATCCTCTGAAGTTCCGCGATTCCAAAAAATATCTCGACCGACTGAAGGACGCTCGTAACAAAACCGGCGACAAAGACGCCATGATTGTTGCCCATGGTAAGCTCAAAGGCAATACGGCTGTCGTTGGTGTGCAGAACTTCAACTTTATGGGTGGTTCCCTTGGAATGGCAGTGGGAGAGGCAATTATTGCAGCCGCCAAACTGGCGATACTCCAAAAAGCACCGCTGATCCTCTTTACCTCAGCCGGTGGCGCTCGCATGCAGGAAGGTATTCTGTCCCTCATGCAAATGCCCAGAACAACTGTCGCAATCCAGCGCCTGAAAGAGGCAAAGCTGCCTTTTATCGTGGTGCTGACGGATCCAACAACTGGCGGCGTAACCGCGTCTTATGCGATGCTTGGCGATATCCAGATTTCAGAGCCTGGAGCGCTCATCTGTTTTGCTGGCCCCCGTGTGATTGAGGAAACCATTCGTGAGAAACTGCCAGAGGGCTTCCAGCGGGCTGAGTTTTTGCTAGAAAAAGGCATGCTGGACATGGTTGTCCATCGGCATGAACTGAAAGATACGCTTGCCCGGATTGTCGATCTCACCAGTAATAAGCTGAAAACCGTGCAGCCGGAAATTCCAAAAGCTTTAAAAGAACCCAAAAAGTCTGAAAAAAGCGAAACAAAAAGCACTGAAAAGCCTGCTGAAGAGGACAAAAAAGTCGAGCCTGCAAAAGCAGACGAGATAAAGACTGAAAAATAA
- a CDS encoding bifunctional folylpolyglutamate synthase/dihydrofolate synthase yields MPGLHSDVILKRLMALHPKVIDLSLDRMHSILEKLDHPEKRLPPVVHVAGTNGKGSLIAYLKAILEAAGYRVHVYTSPHLVKFAERIVLGGNIIPEAKLSDLLLACEEANGEDPITYFEITTAAAFKAFSENPADILLLETGLGGRLDATNMVEKPAATAITPVSHDHEQFLGSDLAGIAREKAGIIKKESPLILGPQTEVAKSAILQRAAELNVSTAVFGDDWSANRIDDEYWTFKGERYSGTYSLPSLNGPHQVPNAGTALAVLETLKDFPVTPANIEAGLKSVYWPARMQHLEHGNLAQRLPDNVDIWLDGGHNEAAAERIAECFLEWETKDDKPTYLICGMLETKDQLNYLRHMQKFAQKAIMVPVPGEPASTPEKKLAELGRAAGLDCEYAVSVEDAADNLIPYLMRKPCRLLIAGSLYLAGTVLRTNG; encoded by the coding sequence TTGCCGGGACTGCATAGTGACGTGATCCTGAAGCGCCTTATGGCGCTTCACCCCAAGGTAATTGACCTGTCTCTGGACAGAATGCATTCCATACTGGAAAAGCTGGACCACCCGGAAAAACGCCTTCCACCGGTTGTTCATGTGGCCGGTACCAATGGGAAAGGCTCCCTAATTGCCTACCTGAAAGCCATACTTGAGGCGGCCGGGTATCGGGTACATGTCTATACATCACCTCATCTGGTGAAATTTGCCGAAAGAATTGTCTTGGGCGGCAATATTATTCCGGAAGCGAAATTATCAGACCTGCTTCTCGCCTGTGAAGAGGCAAATGGCGAAGATCCCATCACCTATTTTGAGATTACCACAGCGGCAGCCTTCAAGGCTTTCAGCGAAAATCCGGCCGATATCCTTCTCCTGGAAACCGGTCTCGGAGGAAGGCTCGATGCCACAAATATGGTGGAAAAACCAGCGGCAACAGCCATTACCCCGGTCAGTCATGACCATGAGCAGTTCCTCGGAAGTGATCTCGCTGGCATTGCACGGGAAAAAGCCGGGATCATCAAAAAAGAAAGTCCGCTTATTCTCGGACCCCAAACCGAGGTGGCAAAATCAGCCATTCTGCAAAGAGCTGCTGAGCTGAATGTTTCAACAGCTGTTTTTGGAGATGACTGGTCTGCCAACCGCATCGACGATGAATACTGGACCTTTAAGGGAGAGCGCTATAGCGGTACCTATAGCTTACCCAGCCTAAACGGCCCTCATCAGGTTCCAAATGCAGGAACAGCCCTTGCTGTGCTGGAGACGTTGAAAGACTTCCCCGTTACGCCGGCAAATATCGAAGCAGGTTTGAAATCCGTTTACTGGCCAGCCCGTATGCAGCATCTGGAACATGGAAATCTGGCTCAACGGCTGCCAGATAATGTCGATATCTGGCTGGATGGTGGCCATAACGAAGCTGCTGCAGAGCGGATTGCTGAGTGTTTCCTGGAATGGGAAACAAAAGATGACAAACCGACCTATCTGATCTGTGGCATGCTGGAGACGAAAGACCAGCTCAATTACCTGCGTCACATGCAGAAATTTGCGCAAAAGGCCATCATGGTTCCAGTTCCAGGGGAGCCTGCCTCAACTCCTGAGAAAAAGCTGGCAGAGCTTGGGCGGGCTGCCGGCCTGGATTGTGAATATGCAGTCAGTGTAGAAGATGCCGCCGACAATTTAATCCCATACCTGATGCGAAAGCCCTGTCGGCTGCTGATTGCTGGCAGTCTCTATCTTGCTGGAACCGTCCTTAGAACCAACGGCTAA